Within the Streptomyces sp. NBC_00554 genome, the region CCTTCCTGCGACGGGCCGCGGCCTTCTTCGCCGCATTGGGTATCGACCGCGTCGAACGGGTCCTGACCAACAACGCCTGGCCCTCCCGCTAGAGCTTTGCCTGGCGCCAGGCCCTGACCGACCTCGGCGCGGCCGGCAAACTCACCCGCGCCTACCGGCCGCAGACCAACGGCAAGGTCGAGAGTCAACAACTCCGCGGGTCAATACACGACTGCCCGCCACCGGCCCGTCAGGGGGGACGGCTCGTGGTGGGGCGCCCCGGGGGGCTTGTCCGCTCGATGAGGTTCGAGCGGGCAAGCCCCCATGCTCGTTCTTGGCGGCGGAACTCCGGGACGGGACCGGGACCTGTTTCACCTCGACCGCAACGGAGGCCCAACTGACGGTCGGTGACCTCTCGTTCGAGGCGCTCGACCTCGTTTCGTACCTGGATCACGCGGCCCTGGCGTACGGCGACCGGGCGGCCGTGGTGACGGCGATCGGCGAGGGACGTGCCTGCCCTCGCCGGCGCGGAGCCCATGAGTCCGCAACCTGGTGTCGCCACGGCCGCGCTCTCCTCATCAGCCGTGCACGCGATGAGTGCGGCCGGCCCACTCCGGCTCGCGCAGGGCGAACTTCTGGATCTTCCCGGTCGAGGTCTTCGGCAGTTCGGTCACGAGGTCGACGTTCCGCGGAGCCTTATAGCGGGCGATCTTCGTTCGCACGTGCTCGATCAGCTCTGCCTCGGTGGCCTGCAGGCCCGCTTTGAGTACGACGAACGCCTTCGGCCGCTCGCCCCACTTCTCGTCCGGCACTCCGATCACCGCGACCTCGAGGACCGCCTCGTGGCTCATCAGCGCTTGTTCCACCTCGATGGTGGAGATGTTCTCGCCGCCGGAGATCACCACGTCCTTGGCGCGGTCGCGCAACTCCACGTAGCCGTCGGGGTGCATGACGCCGAGGTCGCCGCTGTGGAACCATCCGCCACCGAAGGCCTTGGCAGTGCCCTCCGGATCGCAGTAGTAGCCCGCCATCACGTTGTTGCCCCGCATCACGATCTCGCCCATGGAACTGCCGTCGGCCGGTACGTCGACCATGTCCTCGTCCACGACGCGCAGGCCCTCGGTCTGGATCATGCCGACGCCCTGACGGGCTTGGACCACCGCCCTTTCGTCGGGTGGAAGGGTGGACCACTGCGGTTGGGCCTGGCAGACGGAGTACGGGCCATAGGTCTCGGTCAGTCCGTAGACGTGCACGATCCCGAAACCCATGCGCTCCATCTGCAGGATCGTCGTGGGGCTCGGCGGCGCACCCGCGGTGGTGATCACCAGCCGGTAGTCGAGATGGCCGGCCTGCGCCGCGTTCAGGATCGTGGTGACCACGGTCGGCGCCCCGTTGAGGTGGGTGACCCGGTGTTTGCGGATCTGCTGCCAGATCGCGTCGCCGCGCACCTCGCGCAGACATACGTGTGTCCCACCGATGCCGGTGACCGCCCACGGCGTACACCAGCCGTTGCAATGGAACATCGGCAGTGTCCACAGATAGACGCTGTCCTGGTGATGGGAGGAGTGGACGATCTCCCCGAAGGAGTTCAGGTAGGCGCCCCGGTGGGTGTAGACGACCCCCTTGGGGCGGCCGGTCGTTCCCGAGGTGTAGTTGATGGAGATCGGCGCGAGTTCGTCCTCGACCGACCAGTCCATGGGGTCGTCGGAACCACGGGCCGTGAAGTCGGCGTAACTCACCAGCCGCGATCCGACAGCCGCGCTCGCCGTTGCGTCCGTGCCCACCCCCGCCTCGGTGTCCTCGAACACGATGACCTCGGTGACCGTCGTGACGTCCTGGACGGCGGCCGCGACCGTGGAGAGGAAGGCCGAGTCAGTGACCAGTACCTTCGCGCCGGAGTGGTCGAGGATGTAGGCGATCTCCTCGGCGGAGAGTCTGGTGTTGACGGCGACAAGCACGGCTCGGGCCAGCGGTACCGCGAAGTGCGCGACGAGCATCTCGGGCAGGTTCGGCATGAGGTAGGCGACTCGGTCGCCGTCCTGCACACCGCTCGCGCGAAGGGCTTGGGCTACGCGGGTCGCCTGGGTGGCGAGTTCGCCGTAGCTCAGGCTCCTGTTCCCGTAGACGATTCCCGGCTTGTCGGGCCATACGCGGGCCGTCCTGTCCAAGAAGGACAGCGGCGTCAACGGAGTGTGGGAGACGGCGTTCATGAACGTCCTCCTGGCAGCAGCGGCAAGAGACAGCGGTCATCACCGTATTCAGCACCCTAGGTTCTGGTCAAGTGATCAAGTCATAGGATCGACTCCTCGCCCGGCTGGGGAACGCGGAGGTCGCCTGCCTGATCCGGACATGTGTCTGCTCGTCGCAGACGGTAGAGGTCTAGACTACGTAGCGACTCGTTCATATGACTCAGACAAAAGATCAGGGAGGTCCTCGGATGGCTCGGGTTCCCATGGATCAGCGCCGACAGGACTACATCGAGGCAACGGTGCGGGTGATTGGGGAGCGTGGAGTGCGCGGTGCGACGACTCGTCGTATCGCCGACGCGGCCCAAGCGCCTCTGGCTACTCTGCATTACGTTTTCCATACCAAGGAGCAGCTGTTTTTCGCCGTTTTTGAACACGCTTCAGATCAATTGCTCGAACGGATCGGCGCGAGCAAGGAGAGCTCCGGCCTGGGGGAAACTGCGGCGTCACTCCTGGTCACCACGATGGACTGGTACTTGGAGAACGACGGCTACGCGCGTGCGCAGTTCGACCTGTACATGTGGGCGCTGCGGCAGGAGAGCACGCATCCGGGGTTGGCCACCCGGGCCTACGACCTCTTCATCGACCGGTTCGCCGAGGTGCTGCGTAAGGCTCTGGGGGACGACGATGACGCGGAACTCGTGAAGCCGCTTGCTCGAATGGTGGCCTCGCATCTTGATGGTCTTTGTCTGCAATGGCATGGATACGGCGACCGCGCCCGGTTGGATGCCGATGTTGCCCTGGCGGGGGAGGCAATCGAACTGCTCGTGGAGTCGCGACGCAGGCGGAAGTAGTCACATTGAGCTGGCAGGGTACTGAATTCCCCATCCTGGGGTACTCGGTGCCATCATGCCTCGTCGAGCGCAGCCTCGATACCCTGGATGACCCGCCACATCGGACCCTTGCGCCTGGAGATGAGCACGATCACGTCTTCCTTGTCGTCCCGGCCGTCGATTCCGCGTCCGGCCGGGTCCTCGCTCCAGGTGTCGCGCACATAGTCGAGCGCGTGGTCGACGTCCTTGATGGCGTCGCCCCGGCCGCCTGAGCGGAGCCATGAGCGCAGAGCGTGGTTGTGGGCGGCGACCACGGACGCCGCGATGACGTCGGAGCGCAGCGTTCCGTCCGGCCGGGCGGCGTATCGGGCACGGAGATACTCGGCGAGAGTGCGCTCGTACCGCCACACCACGGACAGTTCGTGGGCGCGGAGGCCGGGCACCTTCTTCGTCAGACGGTAACGCTGCACGGAGAAGGCGGGGTTCTCGGCATACATGCGCAGTACGAGTCGGGCGGCGTCGCAGACGTGCGCCACGGGGTCGCCGTCAGGGCTCTGCTGCTGGAGGAACTCGGTCATGTCCGTCAGGCAACGCTCGTGGTCGGGGAAGACCACGTCCTCCTTGGAGGGGAAGTAGCGGAAGAAGGATCTGCGGCCCACCCCCGCGAGCGCGACGATGTCGTCGATCGTGGTCTGCTCGAATCCGCGCTCCAGGAACAGCTGGAAGGCCGCTGCGATGAGGGACTCCCGCATTGCGGGCTTCGCAGCCCCGCCGGTGTCACTGTGCGTGCCCCGCTCCTCGCTCATGATGTGGAACATAACACCCGGCTCTCAGGCGTCACGACATTGTCTGTGGCACTGAGTACCCTTATCGTGGGGTACTCAGTGCCATTCCCGTCGATCGTCGTGAAGGGTGTGCCCATGGGCCACGATTTCGACCTGTACCGCCCGTCCGAGGAGCACGACATGCTCCGTGACGCGATCCGTTCGCTGGCCGAGGCGAAGATCGCGCCGTTCGCGGCCGCGGTGGACGAGGAAGCCCGTTTCCCGCAGGAGGCCCTGGACGCCCTGGTCGCCTCCGACCTGCACGCCGTGCACGTACCCGAGTCGTACGGCGGCGCGGGCGCGGATGCCCTTGCCACGGTGATCGTGATCGAGGAGGTGGCCCGCGTGTGCGCGTCCTCCTCGCTGATCCCGGCGGTGAACAAGCTGGGCTCGCTCCCCGTGATCCTCTCCGGCTCCGAGGACCTCAAGAAGAAGTACCTGGGCCCGCTCGCCAAGGGCGACGCGATGTTCTCGTACGCCCTCTCCGAGCCCGACGCCGGCTCCGACGCGGCGGGCATGAAGACGAAGGCGGTCCGCGACGGCGACTTCTACGTCCTCAACGGCGTGAAGCGCTGGATCACCAACGCGGGCGAGTCCGAGTACTACACGGTCATGGCGGTCACCGACCCGACGAAGCGCAGCAAGGGCATCAGCGCCTTCGTGGTCGAGAAGTCCGACGAGGGCGTCTCCTTCGGCGCCCCGGAGAAGAAGCTCGGCATCAAGGGCTCCCCGACCCGCGAGGTCTACCTCGACAACGTCCGCATCCCCGCCGACCGCATGATCGGCGAAGAGGGCACCGGCTTCGCCACCGCCATGAAGACCCTGGACCACACCCGCATCACGATCGCGGCCCAGGCCCTCGGCATCGCCCAGGGCGCGCTGGACTACGCCAAGGGCTACGTCCAGGAGCGCAAGCAGTTCGGCAAGGCGATCGCCGAGTTCCAGGGCATCCAGTTCATGCTCGCCGACATGGCCATGAAGATCGAGGCCGCCCGCCAGCTGACGTACGCGGCAGCGGCGAAGTCCCAGCGCGGCGACAAGGACCTCACCTTCCAGGGCGCCGCGGCGAAGTGCTTCGCCTCGGACGTGGCCATGGAGGTCACGACGGACGCCGTCCAGCTCCTGGGCGGCTACGGCTACACCCGCGACTACCCGGTCGAGCGCATGATGCGCGACGCCAAGATCACCCAGATCTACGAGGGCACGAACCAGGTCCAGCGCATCGTGATGGCCCGCAACCTGCCGTAAGACACACAAGACACAAAGGACTCCACCATGGAAACCATCTCCCGTCTCGGTGTCGTCGGTTGCGGCCTGATGGGCTCCGGCATCGCCGAGGTCGCCGCGCGCGGCGGCGTCGACGTCCTCGTCGCCGAGGCCACCCCCGAGGCCGCCGATGGCGGCCGGCGCCGCATCACCGACTCCCTCGACCGCGGCGTCCAGCGCGGCAAGCTCAGCGAGGAGATACGCGACCTCGCCCTCGCCCGGCTCTCGTTCACCCACGACCTCGGGGACATGGCGGACCGTCAGTTCGTCATCGAGGCGGTTGCCGAGAACCGGGACATCAAGACCAACGTCATCCGGACCCTGGACAAGGTCGTCGCCGATCCGCACGCGGTCCTGGCCACCAACACCTCCTCGCTGCCCATCGTCGATCTCTCGGTCGCCACCGAGCGCCCGGGGCAGGTCATCGGGATGCACTTCTTCAATCCCGTACCGGTGCAGCAGCTGGTCGAGCTGATCCCCGCCCTCACCACGAGTCAGGACACTCTGGACCGTACGCGTCGATTCGCGACCGAGCAGCTCGGCAAGGTGACCATTCAGGCCCCCGACCGCTCGGGCTTCGTGGTCAACGCCCTGCTGGTGCCGTATCTGCTGGCCGCGGTGCGGATGGTCGCGGCCGGTTCGGCGAGCGCCGAGGACATCGACCGTGGGATGGAACTCGGCTGCGCCCACCCCATGGGGCCGCTGCGGCTGCTCGACCTCGTCGGCCTCGACACTGTCGAGTCCATCGCCGACACGCTGTATGACGAGTACAAGGAGCCGCTGTACGCACCTCCCGCGCTGTTGCGCCGGATGGTCGCCGCGGGTCACCTCGGGCGCAAGAGCGGTCGTGGTTTCTACAGGTACGCCGGCTGATCCAGCGGCGGTTCCGGCAGGAGCTGTTCGGTCCAGATGCACTTGCCGGTGGCGGTGTAGCGGGCGCCCCAGCGATGGGAAAGTGCCGCGACGAGTTGGAGTCCGCGACCGCCCTCGTCGGTGTCCGAGGCGCGGCGGATGCGCGGCGTCGTAGGGCTGCCGTCGGAGACCTCGCAGACGAGGGACTGGCCACGCAGCAGGCGGAGTCGGCAAGGCCCCTTCGCATGCCGGATGACATTCCCGACCAGCTCGCTGGCGAGGAGCTCTGTGGTCATGGCGAGGTCGTCGAGGTGCCACTGATCCAGCTGCTCGCGCACGTGGCGACGTGCCTCGCCTGCCGCTGTGGGGTGTTCGGGCAGGGGCCAGGAGACGATGTCCTCGGCGGGGAGGCCGTGGATGCGGGCGACGAGCAGCGCGGCGTCGTCGAGCGACTGCTCCTGGGCGGGCAGCAGAGCGGAGACGACGGCGTCGCACACGCGGCTGACGTCCTCGGCGGCATTCCCCCGGCGGTCGGGGCCGGTCCGCCGCTTTTCGGTAGTCGACCCGGACGAGGGTTGCTGGGCGAGATCGGCCACGGCGGCGGTGAGGGTCCGCGCCAAGTGGGCCATGCCGTCGTCGATGTTCCGGTCGGCGGACTCGATCAGGCCGTCGGTGTACAGCACGAGCAGACTGCCTTCGGGCAGTTCGAACTCCACGGTCTCGAACGGCGGGCCGGCGGCGCCCAGAGGTGGGTCGGGGGTGAACCGGGGGAAGCGTACGGAGCCGTCCGGATCGACGACGGCGGGCGGTGGATGGCCTGCGCCGGCGAAGGTGCAGACCCGGGTGCTGGGGTCGTAGACCGCGTACAGGCAGGTGGCGTAGAAGTCGTCGCCGAGGTCGCTGACGAGGTCGTTGAGGTGTGCGAGGAGTTCGTCGGGGGGCAGTTCGAGGTCGGCGAGGGTGTGGACCGCGGTGCGCAGCCGTCCCATGGTGACGGCTTCGGCGAGGCCATGGCCCATGACGTCGCCGATGACCAGGGCGACACGGGCTCCGGAAAGCGGGATCACGTCGTACCAGTCGCCGCCGACTTCCATGCCTTCGCCGGCCGGCAGGTATCGGGCGGCGGCGGTGACCGTGGGGAGCACGGGCAGCGCGCGGGGGAGCATGCCGCGCTGCAGTTCCTGGGCGCGAGTGTGCTCGGCATCGTAGAGGCGGGCTCGTTCGAAGGACTGGGCGATCAGCCCGCTCAGCGCGGTGAACAAGGTCCGCTCCTCGTCGGTGAAGCGGTGCGGACGGGCGAAGGAGATGAGGCAGCAGCCGACGGGACGCCCCGAGGCGACCAGCGGCAGGAACGCCCAGGCCTGCTTCCGCCCGGCGGTGAGGTAGTCGGCGAGCTCCGGATACAGCTGGGTGAACTCCTCCAGGGAGGCAATGAACTTGGGGGTAAGACTGCGGAGCACTTCGGCGACCGGCGACACCTCCGCCACCCGGTGTCTGGCGAGACGGTCGATGTACTCCTGCGGGTACCCGACTGCCCCCACCGCGCGCAGCCGCTCGCCTTCGACGGCCTGGATGATCAGCCCCGTGGCGCCGAACGGAGGCAGCACGTGATCCGCGATCGCCTGGACCAGGTCCTGCACGGTGAGCGCCTGAGCGAGCGCTCTGGTCAGTTCCTCCATGCGCGCCGCACGTTCGACCGCGGCGCGTTCGGCGCGGGCGTGCTCGGCCTCGTGCGCCCGCTGCTCGGTCACGTCGGTGAAGTAGACCGTCAGGCCGCCGGGGACCGGAACGAGTCTCATGTGATACCAGGCATGTGTGGCGGGCGACTGGATGTCGAAGCCGACGGGTGTGCCGTCGGCGACGGCCTGCCGGGACCGCTTTTCCAGGCCGAGAGCGCTGGCGGCGGGGACGGCTTCCCACAGCACGCGGCCCAGCAGATTCCCGGCGGCGCTGAAGAATCGCTCAGCCTGGACGTTGACATAGGTGATGTGCCAGTCGGCGTCGACAGCGAAGAACCCGTCGCTCATGTTCCGCAGCGCTCGGCCGACCGAGTCCCGGGCCATGCGGGTCTGCGTGGTGTCCCAGGCGGTCCCGATCATGCGGACCGGCTCTCCGTCCTCGCCGAAGATGAGCTGTCCGCGGTCTTCGATCCAGCTGATGCTGCCGTCCGGTCGGCACAACCGGTACTCGAAGCTCAAGACACCCCGGTCCGCGATGATCTTGTCGACCTCGGCGGCCAGTACGGGCACGTCGTCGGGATGGACGTGCGCGGTCCAGCTCTCGATCCGCCCGTCGAAGGTGTCCGGGTCCAGTCCGCTCATGGCCAGCGCCGCCTCGTCCATAAGCAGGTCGCCGGTGCGAAGGTCCCAGTCCCAGACTCCGACCTCGACTGCCCGCATGGCGTGCTGGAGACGGGTACCGGACGGCTCCTGCCACCAGGCGGGGCTCACCGGACTCGGGGCCGGCGGAGACTGCCGCAGACGCTCGGCGGCCCGATCGGCGAGCACCTGGAGAAACAGCCGTTTGTCCGTGTCCGGCTCGCCGAGCGTGGCCATGAGGACGGACAGCGCACCGATCGGCCCCTCCGGGCCGGGCAGGGGGACGGCTGCCAGGCCGGTGCCTTCGGAAAGCGTCCTGGACCGGAGCCCCGGCTCGGCCCGGAGCCATACGAAGGAGCAGGTCCGGACAGCCAGGACGGGGGCCGTCGTCTCGTCCGGGGCGAGATCCTCCCATGCGTCGGCGAACGCACGAGGGAGCCCGACGGCCGCCACCAGGCGCAACCCGGGGTCCGCCGCTTCGGACAGGTGCACCATGCCGCCGAGGCCGCCGAGCTCGGCCACGGCCTGATGCAAGGTGAGTCGCAGCATCTCGGTGTTGCCCAGGCCGTCGGTTGTCTTCAGCAGGCGCAGCCGTGCTTCCCGGACCCGTTCCGCCGAGGTGTCCGGACCTGTGGCGCGAGGTTCACTCTCGCTCACTCCATCACCTGCCGCCTTGGAGCCACTGCAGGAAACAGCCTCAGGTGTGCATCAAAAAGCCGCTCTGAAATCACCAATTCTACCCGGAAAGGCCAGTAATTTCGGGCTCACAGCATGCCAGGTGCCCCCGAGGCCGCTTGCTGCGAGACCTGTCGCGCGACCTCGCGGCGGTCGACCTTCCCCGAGGCCGTCAGCGGCAGCTTGTTGTAGACGACCCACCGCTCGGGGACGGCGTAGTCGGGGAGCCGTTGTACGAGATGGTCACGGGCGGCGTGCTCGTCGAACCCGGCGTTCGGGCGAGGCTCGACGGCCGCGGCCACGCGCTGCTGGAGAACCGGGTCCTCGATGCCGAACACCACGACCTGGCCGACGTCGGGACGCTGGGCGATGCACGACTCGACGAAGGACGGCAGGATCTTCTCCCCGCCCCGGTTGATCACGTCGTCGACCCGCCCGGTCAACCACAGCAGGCCCTCGGCATCGAGGTAACCGAGGTCGCCGGTGCGGAGCCACTGTCCGTGGAACCGCTGGTTGGTCAGCTCGGGCCGCTGCCAGTAGCCGATCATCCGGGTGGGTCCGGCCACCCATACTTCGCCGGTCCGGCCCGCCGTCCGTTCGCGGCCTTGGTCGTCCACGACCTTGAGCCGTACGCGCGGCGCCGGCAGGCCGACCGACTCGCCCTTGGAGGCGACGAGTTCGTGCGGCAGGAAACTGACGATCGAGGTGAATTCACTCAGTCCGTAGGCGTGGGTGAGTCGCAAGTGCGGCCACCGGTCGAGGAGTTCGTCGATCCAGGCCGCGGGCATCGGGCTGCCGCCGAAGAAGAGTTTCGAGGCGGGGCCGTAGATGTGCTCGGCCTCCTCGGACATCATGAGCATGCGCAGGATGCTCGGTACCGCGGCGAGGAAGGTGACCGGCCGCTCCCGCAGTTCGGCGATCGCGTCGGCCGTACGGTACTTCGTCAGCAGATGGGTTCGGCCGCCGACGACGAGCATGTGCCCGAACTGGTCGTTGAATCCCGTGTTGTGGAATATCGGTACGAGGATCAGCGTGCTGTCGTCCTGAGTGCTGCCGTGGAACTCGGCGACCGCGAGGGCGCCCTTGAACAGGGCCTCATGGCTCAGCATCGCGCCCTTGGGGACACCCGTGGTGCCGGAGGTGAAGCTGATGAGGGCGAGGTCGTCGGGGGTCGGCGCGTCCGGAAGGGCAGGGGCCGCGGGCTCGGCCGACTCGTCGGCCCGGCCGAGCAGCTCGCCGAGCTCGATCACCTCACGGTCCGACTGCGCGCTGTCCCGCACGAGTTCGGCGGTGGAGGCGTCGTAGAGGACGGCCTTCGCCTCGATCAGTTCGCACTGGTCGCTCAACTGCCCTGGGTTCAGGCGGTTGTTGGCCGGGGCCACGACGACGCCCAGGCGTAGGCAGGCAAGGTACGCCACGACCCAGGCCACGCTGTTCTGACCGATGAGGACGACTCGGTCGCCCTTGGCCACGCCACGCGCCGCCAGTGTTCCGGCGACGCGGTCGACGCTGGCGTCCAGGTCGGCGTAGGTGAGCTGCTCGGCCCCGTGGCGCAGGGCCACTCGGTCCGGACTCTCGCGCGCCCAGCCGCGCAAGGCAGCCGGCAGCGTCCGCACCGGCTCGCTCCGATTCTCTGTCTGCATGGTGGCGGCAACCTTTGGACTAGGCCGCGGGCGTGGGCTGCACGCGCGTGATGCGGGAGCCCTCGCCGGCGAGGGACACAAGGATGTCTTCGTACAGAGGAAGTGCGACGTCCCAGCGCAGTGCCTCGGGTCCCCAGGCGCCCGGCAGGGCACCGTGGTCCAGGAGCACTACCGCCGCCACGGCGGCGCCGAGTCCGGTGGTGCGTGACATCGGGGCGTCGTCGGTGATCGCGAGGGAGCCGAGGACCTCCTGGCCCGCCAGAGCCTGGACGAGGACCGCGGAAGAGGCGCTCGGCTGCTTCTCGGGCTTGCGGTTGTAGCGGGCCCACATCAGCTTCCACAGGAACTCGGCCGGCTCCACCTGCGTGCCGTTGATGTCGACCGTGACGTCGGTGTGGCCGAAGCCGATCCGGCCGAGTGTGGAGAAGGCGGCGTTGGCCCAGGCGGGCCGCAGCGTGCCCTTGCAGCTCGCGTACGTCAGCTGCGGGTAGTGCCGGGACAGCGTGACCGGTTCGGGGTGGGCGGTGTCGTAGGCCTCGATGACACCGTGCGGCTCGGGGAACGCGTACGACGCGGCGGTCGACGGTACGAAACCGGCAGACTGTTCCCACTTCCCGTCCCGATAGACGGGGCAGGTGCTCACGGCCATGTGCAGCATGTGCCGCAGCGGGGCGAGACCGCCCGGGTCGCTCTCGTGGACGAGCCAGACGACCTGGACGCCGTCCGCGGTGGGGTGGGCGTCCAGCAGGCGGCTGGCCATCCAGTTGGAGACGCCGGGGGAGAGGCCGGCCCCGGTGATGAGGGGAAGTCCCGCCCTCTTCGCCTCGTCGTCCAGGGCCAGGATGGCCTCGGTCCCCTCGACGTCGTCGCAGATGTCGACGTAGGCCGCACCGGCGGCCAGTGCCGCGCGCGCCACGGCGTCGGAACCGGCGAAGAAGGGGCCCGTGAGATTGACGACGGCGTCGACTCCCGTCAGGTCCACCTCGCCCTTCGAGACGTCGGTGATCCGCCCGGTCACCCGCTCCGGCGCCAACGATTCCGCGTGCTTGACCGCTTCCTCGGACCGGTCCAGGGCCACGAACTGTGTGTCGGGGAGCCGGTCGAGCAGGATGCCGAGAGCGCTGCGGCCCATCTGTCCCAGCCCGACCACCGCGACGGTGCGTGTCATGTGTGTCTCCTTCGATCTCAGTGGATGTCCGTGCCGGTACGGCTGCGCGCTACGCGAGAGTCCCGGGGGCGACGTAGTTCTGCATCGGCAGAGCCCGGTACCGGAGCGGGGGCAGCTGGTCCGGTGTCACGAAACCGGCCTGGGCGTTGATGACGTCCGGGATGCGGTTCACCCACTGCGTACAGGTCGTCGTGTAGCTGGGGACCCGGCCGTTGTCGAGGTAGAGGTCGGGCTCGCCCTTGACGACCCACTGGTTCATGTCGCTCTCGCCCTCACCGAAGACGTAGCCCGACATCTCGAAGGTGAAGGTGGGCCCTTCGACGGTGGTCATCACGTCGATGTCCGAGTAACCGATCACCGTTCCTTTGGAGAGGGTGACGCCGATGCTGTTCGAGTACCGGTCCTCGTCCGCGATGACCGGGCTCACCTCCGTCTTCCGTTCCTTCGGGGTCAGGCCCGTGGCCTGGGCCAGCGCCGAGAGCAGGTTGCCGCCGAAGGTCGGCGGGCGGTGCTCGGACGCGATGGACTCCTGGAACTGCTCCAGGGTCTCCCCGACGTGCTTGCTCTGGATGATTTCCGCGCCGTATTCGTCGGCGTTCCAGGTGGCCTTGCCGTAGACGGAGTCGATGCGGTGCGCGGTGCCCAGGAGTGCGCTGACCTGGTGGAGCCAGAAGGAGTCCTGGTGGCCGGAGCCGGTGATCGTCACGCCGTTCTTCTTGGCCAGCGCGTCGAGTTCGGCGGCGATGCCGGGGGAGGACGACCAGGGATAGAAGGACTCCTCGGAAATCGTCACCACATTCGCGCCGCTGCGGACGCACAGCGCCAGCTGGTCCTTGATCTCCGGCAGGAAACTCTGCGTCGCGTGCAGGACGACATCCGGCCTGCGGGTGGCCAGCACCTGTTCGGCATCCGCCTCGATCGGGACGTTGAGCCGGCCGATTCCGGCGAACTCTCCGAGGTCGCGGCCGACCTTACTGGGATTTCGCGCGATGGCGCCGACGATCTCGACGCCCTTTTCGGTCATGAGCCTGGTGGCCAGGGCACCCATGGCGCCAGCGCCGTACACGACTGCTCGAATTCTCCGCATGCCGAACTCCTCGGGAATACCTGGAATTTCAGGGGGACATCAAGGGGATTCAGTGCGCGAGACGCACGAGCATCTTCCCGAGGTTGGCACCCCGGAAGACATCGAGAAGTGCGTCCACGGCATGATCGAGACCGTCCACATAGGTCTCCTGATACGTCAGTTGGTCGTTCGCCAGCCATTCGGCGGCCCGTGCCTGGAATTCACCGGCCAGGTCGTCGTTGTCGTACACGATGAATCCCTGGAGCTTCAGCCGTCGCACGATGGCGAGTCCCAGATTGCGCGGCCCGTGGATCGCGCTGTCGTCGTTGTACGACGCGATGGAGCCGCACAGGGCGAGCCGGCCGAAGTCCCGCATGTGGGTGAGCGCGCCTTCCAGATGCTCGCCGCCGACGTTGTCGAAGTAGACGTCGATGCCGTCCGGGGCGTGCTTGGCGAGTTGTTCGGCGACCGGTCCGTCGTGGTAGTCGAAGGCGGCGTCGAAGCCGAGTTCGTCGAGGAGGTAGCGGACCTTCTCCGGTGAGCCGGCCGAGCCGATCACCTTGGCCGCACCGAGGTTCTGGGCGATCTGGCCGACCGCGCTGCCCACCGCGCCCGCGGCTCCGGAGACGAAGACGATGTCGCCCGGCTCCAGTTCGGCGATGCGCACCAGGCCCGTGTATGCGGTAAGACCGGTCATGCCCAGCACACCGAGGTAGGCCGAGGCTGGGGCGCGGCCGGTGTCGATCGGTGTGGCCTGTACGGCGTCGACCACGGCATGCTCGCGCCAGCCGTGGTCGTGGACGACCATGTCGCCGACCGCGAACGCGTCGTCGGAGGACTTGATCACCTCACCGACGGCCCCGCCTTCAAGGGGCGCGTCGACCGCGAAGG harbors:
- a CDS encoding long-chain-fatty-acid--CoA ligase, translating into MNAVSHTPLTPLSFLDRTARVWPDKPGIVYGNRSLSYGELATQATRVAQALRASGVQDGDRVAYLMPNLPEMLVAHFAVPLARAVLVAVNTRLSAEEIAYILDHSGAKVLVTDSAFLSTVAAAVQDVTTVTEVIVFEDTEAGVGTDATASAAVGSRLVSYADFTARGSDDPMDWSVEDELAPISINYTSGTTGRPKGVVYTHRGAYLNSFGEIVHSSHHQDSVYLWTLPMFHCNGWCTPWAVTGIGGTHVCLREVRGDAIWQQIRKHRVTHLNGAPTVVTTILNAAQAGHLDYRLVITTAGAPPSPTTILQMERMGFGIVHVYGLTETYGPYSVCQAQPQWSTLPPDERAVVQARQGVGMIQTEGLRVVDEDMVDVPADGSSMGEIVMRGNNVMAGYYCDPEGTAKAFGGGWFHSGDLGVMHPDGYVELRDRAKDVVISGGENISTIEVEQALMSHEAVLEVAVIGVPDEKWGERPKAFVVLKAGLQATEAELIEHVRTKIARYKAPRNVDLVTELPKTSTGKIQKFALREPEWAGRTHRVHG
- a CDS encoding TetR/AcrR family transcriptional regulator; translation: MDQRRQDYIEATVRVIGERGVRGATTRRIADAAQAPLATLHYVFHTKEQLFFAVFEHASDQLLERIGASKESSGLGETAASLLVTTMDWYLENDGYARAQFDLYMWALRQESTHPGLATRAYDLFIDRFAEVLRKALGDDDDAELVKPLARMVASHLDGLCLQWHGYGDRARLDADVALAGEAIELLVESRRRRK
- a CDS encoding TetR family transcriptional regulator, translating into MSEERGTHSDTGGAAKPAMRESLIAAAFQLFLERGFEQTTIDDIVALAGVGRRSFFRYFPSKEDVVFPDHERCLTDMTEFLQQQSPDGDPVAHVCDAARLVLRMYAENPAFSVQRYRLTKKVPGLRAHELSVVWRYERTLAEYLRARYAARPDGTLRSDVIAASVVAAHNHALRSWLRSGGRGDAIKDVDHALDYVRDTWSEDPAGRGIDGRDDKEDVIVLISRRKGPMWRVIQGIEAALDEA
- a CDS encoding acyl-CoA dehydrogenase is translated as MGHDFDLYRPSEEHDMLRDAIRSLAEAKIAPFAAAVDEEARFPQEALDALVASDLHAVHVPESYGGAGADALATVIVIEEVARVCASSSLIPAVNKLGSLPVILSGSEDLKKKYLGPLAKGDAMFSYALSEPDAGSDAAGMKTKAVRDGDFYVLNGVKRWITNAGESEYYTVMAVTDPTKRSKGISAFVVEKSDEGVSFGAPEKKLGIKGSPTREVYLDNVRIPADRMIGEEGTGFATAMKTLDHTRITIAAQALGIAQGALDYAKGYVQERKQFGKAIAEFQGIQFMLADMAMKIEAARQLTYAAAAKSQRGDKDLTFQGAAAKCFASDVAMEVTTDAVQLLGGYGYTRDYPVERMMRDAKITQIYEGTNQVQRIVMARNLP
- a CDS encoding 3-hydroxybutyryl-CoA dehydrogenase, with amino-acid sequence METISRLGVVGCGLMGSGIAEVAARGGVDVLVAEATPEAADGGRRRITDSLDRGVQRGKLSEEIRDLALARLSFTHDLGDMADRQFVIEAVAENRDIKTNVIRTLDKVVADPHAVLATNTSSLPIVDLSVATERPGQVIGMHFFNPVPVQQLVELIPALTTSQDTLDRTRRFATEQLGKVTIQAPDRSGFVVNALLVPYLLAAVRMVAAGSASAEDIDRGMELGCAHPMGPLRLLDLVGLDTVESIADTLYDEYKEPLYAPPALLRRMVAAGHLGRKSGRGFYRYAG